Proteins from one Palaemon carinicauda isolate YSFRI2023 chromosome 26, ASM3689809v2, whole genome shotgun sequence genomic window:
- the LOC137620110 gene encoding uncharacterized protein, whose amino-acid sequence MNPLFSCEFCGGCMGDEDKKPLVLPCGHTFCTPCACEFFKGGNCKCRTCICQHHSRNVNSILVNYTLLEIIKAESYSRDEKDTDLKTLPALCKDIPNHSNIQKKKSQKILPDYKIENAQSFKELLTPAERCENHDMHCTFWCKSCKEWICDDCILIDHPSSQCEIRTFGEALGELKLEGDLCIKKTIKLFDNHFEKYCVKQLVLRGMREHSGALKKELQRLLSKHKKAKIDIERQTETIKSCLTDGLSNLLTLLESQRQLLEAQTLEKVLLARHRAQICQSRILEWHNPNITLLSEEMSYSEVLQKSTFTALAVLRDCLSSDNSPIKSKTHGFTTLSSKDEVVVARNLEYLLETSQWKEISSEIKNNWVTTGDTGYCLLDKSPIYVRQWDMEKRNRNASAMQDEQMKANSLNSRILEASNENLIDLTTEEIGFNGRCSFPYIEYLKCGVSKELVCLSKHAQHVAKGEVPLSPQLDKTPGSEKSPENLSRKPIGRDKKENRIQPRKYITTQVGDDYALLLTDGLHFGEKIVNA is encoded by the exons ATGAATCCTTTATTCTCTTGCGAGTTCTGTGGAGGGTGCATGGGAGACGAGGACAAGAAACCTCTAGTCCTTCCCTGTGGTCATACCTTCTGTACCCCATGTGCTTGTGAATTTTTCAAAGGAGGTAACTGCAAATGCCGAACGTGCATTTGCCAACACCATTCGAGAAATGTAAATTCAATACTTGTCAACTATACCctgttggaaattattaaagcCGAGAGTTATTCACGGGATGAGAAAGATACAGATCTGAAGACTTTACCAGCACTTTGTAAGGATATACCGAATCATTctaacattcagaaaaaaaaatcccaaaaaattcTTCCTGATTACAAAATTGAAAATGCTCAATCTTTTAAGGAATTACTTACCCCTGCTGAAAGATGTGAGAACCATGATATGCACTGCACATTTTGGTGTAAAAGTTGCAAAGAATGGATATGTGATGACTGCATTTTGATTGATCACCCATCATCTCAGTGTGAAATTAGAACCTTTGGTGAAGCTCTTGGGGAACTAAAATTAGAGGGAGACCTTTGCATCAAAAAGACTATCAAGCTGTTTGATAACCACTTTGAGAAATACTGTGTGAAGCAGTTGGTTCTTAGGGGCATGAGAGAACACAGTGGAGCACTTAAAAAGGAGCTACAGAGACTATTATCAAAGCACAAAAAGGCCAAGATAGATATCGAGAGACAGACAGAGACCATCAAGAGTTGTCTTACTGACGGGCTTTCTAATTTGCTGACACTTCTTGAGTCACAAAGGCAACTGTTGGAAGCTCAGACATTAGAAAAGGTTCTTTTAGCTCGTCATCGAGCCCAGATCTGCCAGAGTAGAATTTTGGAATGGCACAACCCAAACATTACACTTCTAAGTGAAGAAATGTCATACTCAGAGGTG CTACAAAAATCTACGTTCACAGCCTTGGCTGTTCTTAGGGATTGCCTTTCTTCAGATAATAGCCCCATAAAATCAAAGACTCATGGATTCACTACTCTTTCATCGAAG GATGAAGTAGTGGTAGCGAGGAATCTAGAATACCTGTTGGAAACCTCACAGTGGAAGGAAATATCTTCAGAAATAAAGAATAATTGGGTAACCACTGGTGACACAGGGTACTGTTTGCTAGATAAATCTCCGATTTATGTCAGACAATGGGATATGGAGAAGAGAAATCGCAACGCTTCTGCCATGCAAGATGAACAAATGAAAGCAAATTCTTTAAATTCTAGAATATTGGAGGCCTCTAATGAGAATCTGATTGATTTAACTACTGAAGAAATAGGCTTCAATGGTCGATGCTCTTTCCCTTACATAGAGTATCTGAAATGTGGTGTCTCAAAAGAGCTTGTATGTCTTTCCAAGCATGCACAACATGTTGCTAAAGGAGAAGTCCCTCTCTCTCCACAGTTAGATAAGACACCGGGGAGTGAAAAATCTCCAGAAAACCTGAGTCGGAAACCTATTGGACGAGATAAAAAGGAGAATAGGATACAGCCTAGGAAATACATAACAACACAAGTAGGTGATGACTATGCACTACTCTTAACGGACGGGCTGCATTTTGGGGAAAAAATAGTGAACGCTTAA